From a single Camarhynchus parvulus chromosome 6, STF_HiC, whole genome shotgun sequence genomic region:
- the CH25H gene encoding cholesterol 25-hydroxylase, with protein sequence MNCSLPHRVLLSSPMEGQQDRLCLQPLWDFVTAKEPLIKSPFFPVLFSFTAYMAFCLPYVALDFLSIRLPDLRKYKIQPQTYPSLGMMVPCIIQSAYHHVVLIFPVTFLHWYWRPMDLPVTAPELPEVLLQVAACLLLFDFEYFLWHLLHHRVPWLYKTFHKVHHKHVSTFALTTQYSSVWELLSLGFFAAVNPLLLGCHPLTEIIFFLVNIGLSVEDHSGYDLPWSTHRLVPFGLYGGAPHHDLHHLKFKSNYAPYFTHWDKLFGTFTESHPN encoded by the coding sequence ATGAACTGCAGCCTGCCACACCgagtgctgctcagctctccgatggagggacagcaggacaggttgtgcctgcagcctctctgggaCTTCGTCACCGCAAAGGAGCCATTGATCAAGTCACCGTTTTTTccagtgctgttttcttttacagCATACATGGCTTTCTGTCTTCCCTATGTTGCACTGGACTTTTTAAGCATCAGACTACCAGACttgagaaaatacaaaatccaGCCACAGACCTATCCAAGTCTTGGAATGATGGTGCCTTGCATTATTCAAAGTGCATATCACCATGTTGTTTTGATCTTCCCGGTGACATTTCTGCACTGGTACTGGAGACCCATGGATCTACCAGtgacagctccagagctgcctgaagTCCTGCTGCAAGTAGCAGCTTGTCTGCTGCTATTTGATTTCGAGTACTTCCTGTGGCATTTGCTTCATCACAGGGTGCCTTGGCTCTACAAGACCTTCCACAAGGTGCACCACAAGCACGTGTCGACGTTCGCCCTTACCACTCAGTATTCCAGCGTATGGGAGTTGCTCTCACTGGGATTTTTTGCTGCTGTAAACCCACTGCTCCTGGGATGCCATCCTttgacagaaattattttcttccttgtaaACATTGGTTTGTCAGTGGAGGACCATTCTGGATATGACCTCCCATGGTCAACTCACCGACTTGTGCCTTTTGGATTGTATGGAGGAGCACCACATCATGATCTCCACCATCTGAAATTCAAATCAAACTATGCTCCTTACTTCACACACTGGGACAAACTCTTTGGGACATTCACGGAGTCACATCCTAATTAA
- the LIPA gene encoding lysosomal acid lipase/cholesteryl ester hydrolase — protein sequence MRGLVLAAFLLQSIVGSGAFAAGRRNVDPETNMNNSEIITFRGYPSEEYEVTTEDGYILSINRIPYGRKGREGSKGPRPAVFLQHGLLADASNWITNLDYNSLGFMLADAGYDVWLGNSRGNTWSRKHTHFTVKQEEFWVFSFDEMAKYDIPASVDFILKKTGQEQIFYIGHSQGTTMAFVAFSTLPQLAKKIKMFFALAPVATVKFATSPLVKFGLFPDVLLKDMFGKKQFLPQNFLLKWLATHVCTHRILDDLCGNLFFLLCGFNERNLNMSRVDVYSTHCPAGTSVQNMIHWSQAVRTGELKAYDWGSKAANMAHYNQSTPPFYKIKEMTVPTAVWTGGQDWLADPKDVAMLLTQISNLVYHKNIPEWEHLDFIWGLDAPYRMYNEIINMIRKLSLD from the exons ATGCGGGGCCTGGTGCTCgctgctttcctgctgcagagcatcGTCGGCTCGGGCGCGTTCGCCGCAGGGAGGAGGAATGTGGACCCCGAAACGAACATGAACAAC aGTGAAATTATTACCTTCAGAGGATACCCTAGTGAGGAATATGAAGTGACAACAGAAGATGGATACATTCTTTCCATTAACAGAATACCTTATGGAAGAAAAGGCCGTGAAGGAAGCAAAG GTCCAAGGcctgctgtgtttctgcagcatGGTTTGCTTGCAGATGCCAGCAACTGGATCACAAACTTGGATTACAACAGCCTTGGCTTTATGCTGGCAGATGCTGGCTATGATGTGTGGCTGGGAAACAGCAGAGGGAACACCTGGTCCAGGAAACACACACACTTCACGGTGAAGCAGGAAGAATTCTGGGTTTTCAG CTTTGATGAAATGGCTAAATATGACATTCCAGCCTCAGTGGactttattttgaagaaaactggccaggaacaaatattttacattgGCCATTCACAGGGCACCACAATGG cttttgttgctttttcaaCTTTGCCACAGCTGGCtaagaaaatcaaaatgttcTTTGCCTTGGCACCAGTAGCTACTGTCAAGTTTGCCACTAGCCCTCTGGTAAAATTTGGATTGTTTCCTGACGTGCTGCTCAAG GACATGTTTGGAAAGAAACAATTCCTCCCTCAGAATTTCTTGCTGAAGTGGCTTGCTACCCATGTTTGCACCCACAGAATACTCGATGACCTTTGTGGCAACCTATTCTTTCTTCTATGTGGTTTTAATGAGAGAAACTTGAATATG AGCCGAGTGGATGTGTATTCAACACACTGCCCTGCAGGAACATCTGTACAAAACATGATCCACTGGAGCCAG gcTGTAAGGACTGGGGAACTCAAAGCTTATGACTGGGGAAGCAAAGCTGCAAATATGGCTCACTATAACCAG tcTACTCCCCCTTTCtacaaaataaaagagatgaCTGTACCAACTGCAGTGTGGACTGGTGGACAGGACTGGCTGGCAGACCCAAAGGATGTTGCTATGCTGCTCACTCAAATCTCCAATTTGGTTTACCACAAAAACATTCCAGAGTGGGAACATTTGGATTTCATCTGGGGCCTTGATGCACCTTACCGCAtgtataatgaaataattaacaTGATTAGGAAGTTATCTCTAGACTGA
- the LOC115905181 gene encoding LOW QUALITY PROTEIN: interferon-induced protein with tetratricopeptide repeats 5-like (The sequence of the model RefSeq protein was modified relative to this genomic sequence to represent the inferred CDS: inserted 1 base in 1 codon): MFEDISYSSHTWGKAKLHFLFPSNFITDQMSAGPNXMEGTTAVGSTPLGLWGNLKISEQRRKTMSTISKDSLKTSLLQLECHFTWTLLKEHVSLEALEETILDHIKFLAQYEIRDYNLLSYVNYLKNSNEEALRSLKKAEEAIQKRHPDEIDRRSLVTWGNYAWVYYHMERYEEAQTYVSKVENSCKKLSSTAHGKIELPEIYAEQGWALLRFGRTYFERAMNCFENALRSEPNNSDFSAGYATAMYRLEGNIQRYGGEMKPCLEALKRAVELNPTDTTVLALLALELQRLNRANEGERYIEEGLQKTPDFPVFLRHAANFYRKKGEVNKALEILKKALALTPKSVVLHHQLGLCYRSKVLQLKKTRYPPREAMENLIKLAIFHFKTVIDKKPVFFSAYCDLASTYAIVKRYEEAEEMYQKVLQRNDLACDEKQEVYFSYGHFQQFHMKSESKAIKYYIECLKLEIDSYPRKRSSEAVETLLKQKIESDLGDATDIGTLGLVHKLNGKKQEAIECYEEAIALDPKNEEYLNALTELRLSI; this comes from the exons ATGTTTGAAGACATTTCTTATTCTTCT CACACCTGGGGAAAAGCTAAgcttcactttctttttcccagtaATTTCATCACAGATCAAATGAGTGCTGGACCAA AAATGGAAGGCACAACAGCAGTGGGCAGCACTCCTTTAGGA CTTTGGGGCAATCTGAAGATAAgtgagcagagaaggaaaaccatGAG TACCATTTCCAAGGATTCCTTGAAGACTTCCCTGTTGCAGTTAGAATGTCATTTTACATGGACTTTGCTGAAGGAGCATGTAAGTCTTGAGGCCCTAGAGGAAACAATACTTGATCATATCAAGTTTTTGGCACAATATGAGATTAGAGATTATAATTTACTCTCCTATGTAAATTACCTAAAGAATTCAAATGAGGAAGCCCTGAGAAGTCTCAAAAAAGCTGAAGAAGCTATTCAAAAACGTCATCCAGATGAAATTGACAGGAGAAGTCTTGTTACCTGGGGGAACTATGCCTGGGTCTATTACCACATGGAGAGATATGAAGAAGCTCAAACTTATGTAAGCAAAGTggaaaacagctgcaaaaagcTGTCAAGTACTGCTCATGGGAAGATTGAGCTTCCAGAGATCTACGCTGAGCAAGGATGGGCATTATTACGTTTTGGGAGGACTTACTTTGAGAGGGCAATGAATTGCTTTGAGAATGCTCTGAGGAGTGAGCCCAATAACTCAGATTTTAGTGCTGGCTATGCAACAGCAATGTATCGCTTGGAAGGTAACATTCAGAGGTATGGTGGGGAGATGAAGCCATGCCTCGAGGCCCTGAAGCGGGCAGTGGAACTGAACCCAACAGACACTACCGTTCTGGCATTGCTTGCATTAGAGCTTCAGCGATTAAATCGAGCTAATGAAGGGGAGAGGTACATTGAAGAAGGACTGCAGAAAACACCTgactttcctgttttcctgcgACATGCTGCtaatttttacagaaagaaaggagaagtgaACAAGGCATTGGAGATTTTGAAAAAGGCCCTAGCACTGACGCCGAAGTCTGTCGTTCTGCATCACCAACTAGGCCTCTGCTACAGATCCAAGgttcttcagctgaaaaagaCAAGATACCCACCTAGAGAGGCAATGGAGAATCTCATCAAGCttgccatttttcattttaaaacagtgATTGACAAAAAgccagtatttttttctgcctattGTGACCTAGCAAGCACATATGCAATAGTCAAGAGGTatgaagaagcagaagagatgTATCAGAAAGTGCTTCAGAGAAATGATCTAGCCTGTGATGAAAAACAAGAAGTCTACTTCAGTTATGGCCATTTTCAGCAATTTCACATGAAATCAGAATCAAAAGCCATTAAATATTACATAGAATGTCTGAAACTGGAAATAGATTCCTATCCAAGAAAAAGGTCCAGTGAAGCTGTGGAGACAttattgaaacagaaaattgagAGTGATTTAGGAGATGCCACCGATATTGGTACACTTGGACTCGTTCATAAACTAAATGGGAAGAAACAAGAAGCAATTGAATGCTATGAGGAAGCCATTGCTTTGGATCCTAAAAACGAAGAATATCTGAATGCATTAACTGAGTTACGACTTTCCATCTAA